Part of the Anomaloglossus baeobatrachus isolate aAnoBae1 chromosome 1, aAnoBae1.hap1, whole genome shotgun sequence genome, CTACGTCCTCTTTCTTATCAAGATATAAATTTGGTTTTAATTTGTTTCGATGTTACAAATCCTACAAGTTTTGACAATGTTTTAATAAAGGTGAGGTTAAAGAATTTTCCTATATGCAGTTGCAATGGGTGAAGCAGCAACTATCAGAGCAAGGATCTTCAACAaaccctcttaaagggaacctgtcaggtgcaatatgcactcagaaccacgagcagttctgggtgcatattgttaatccctgcctaaccgtccctgtatacaccagcatagataaagagagctttataaatacttttttctgaagatctctttattatatgctaatgaggccagcaactagtcgcaagggcattacttgCCTTACCTAGTTGACCCACGTAGCATGTTGGCACGCCCCTGTGAGTGTACTGACATGCTAATGAACGCGCAGCGAtgctgcacatacctcactcttgatggcggccGGCGGAGAATGGATGCGCACCACACATTATTGGGAGTCCCGGGACTTGCgatcttgtgcactaaactgatgctgGGTGTAAACTTGCCGCCTTCAGTGAGGGTACAGTGCGCATTATTGGAAGTGCTGAGgactctgctcctcttctcttttaatccttcttttctttcttatttaggctgtgcgcacgctgcgttttttgacgctgcgtttttgtaagtttttgccgctaaaaatgcacaaaaacgcaccgtgaaaacgcatgcgttttgctgcgtttttgatctctgcgggtttctgcatttttccaatgcattgcatggggaaaaacgcaggaaagaattgacgtcgttttttttttttttttttttttttaagctcaaacgcagcttaaaaaaaaagagttgagtggacagcaaaaatgaaaaactCACACTTGGCTGGGGAAGCAAAGTAATACAGTTTTGCACCCAAaatcgccgcgaaaaacgcacatagccttagtgtgtgtgggtgtgtgggtggtggtggtggtggtggttttatttatttttaaatccttAGAGGTAAGATCTTTGAGCGCTGTCATTTATTGTATGGCTGCAGCATATTCTGCTTGTACAGTGTACTGTAGAGACTTTGTAGCAAATAGCAGTGGGCATACCATACCAATGATGTCAAAACATTGATCAGGGTTTGTCAGACAGACACCGTTTACTATTTTTCTAATGTACAGTTAAATGGTTATCCACAAAAAAGTATCAGATATTTGGAACCAGAGAACTGTGCACTGCAGCTCCATCCTGAATGGCGTGGAGGTGCACATACACTGGCTTTGTCTGTGGGACTGCTGATTGCAGCACTCAGCTAGTGTCCTTCACAAATTGCGTGGAAGCCATGCATGGGCACCTCTGCTCCATTCTTGGGGTCCTAAAGCCTCTGTGTCTGGATCGCTGGACCCAGAGGTCAGACCCCAGCAGTTTAGCAAGCTAGtcctgtgtgtgtattttatttggaAATGGGCGGAAAAGGAGAATTACCCCTTTTCTAAGCTTTTTTGCAATGGATGTCCTTCTAGTAAAACGTATGCTTATGTTCTTGTCAGCAGAATTTGGCTATGAGGGGTGGCAGTTACACATATAAACCCTTctgttaaaggaatctgtcagcaggtttttgctatgcaagttgaagccagcatgctgcaagggttaacacagaaaattcagggatgcctgtattgTCAAGGTCCTATCGATTTGCTATGTTTAAGCAGCAGCACCTTTTATCATTGCTAGAGTATAAAGTCACGCACACGGGAGTCCTGCACGCCCAATCCTCTGTACATTGACATTAGGTGTCAATCTCAATCAAGAGCCTGCTGTGGGCGAGACagttgtctcagctctgctacatggctaaatctaaaaattctgattgtcagaatggctgcatccagtaatctaagtgatacattgttggatttaggatctttgcctacatcatactgctctcagattaggtagcaaaatcctgctgacagatttctttttaAGGGCAATCGGTTACCAGGCCTTTGCCACCTgaaaagagcagcatgatgtagaagggcagagatcctgattccagcaatgtgtcacttactggactgcttgtttGTAGTTTTACCAGCAGGAGATTTGCTACATGTCCTTAGCAAATCTCCTGCTGGTAAAATAGCACTGTATAACAgagctgtataaccccacccacactgcTGTAAGCCCCGCCCACACCATCCAactgtgtgggcggggttatacagcactctgcattcagagaactgatagatctgcagcaaatAGGGAATTTTATCAAAAGAGCAGCAAGAAGTCGAAGTGATAAATCATCCAGTTGCGGTCTTTGAAAGCAGCATGGTGCAGGGGCAGTTGTGGCAGCAATAACCCGGTGACATAGTTGTAGCAATAGAGGTGCCGGCAGGAGATTACTCCCGTATCCTCCCTGTTAACAAATGCATGCTAAGCAGCGTTTTGTACATGCGTTTAGGGAAGTCATGAGAAATAACCGTTAATCAAGATGTATGGCCACCATTAGTGTTCTTTTATCTCAATAGTACACTTATGGCCCTTTCCTGATGTACTAAACTCCAAATCCTATAAGATTATATTTTTATGTTATCCAGGAATCTAAAACTGTAATAAGTGGCTGTGGTTATCTTGTCTTAGTGGTATCCTGAAGTGCATCACTTCTGTCGAGGCGTGCCCATTGTGCTTATTGGATGTAAAACGGATTTGCGTATGGACAAAGAACGACTGCGCAAGCTGAAAACCTCACAGCAGGAACCGATCACATATTTCCAGGTAATACAATACTATATAGTGTGCACCAGTATACAACTGGTAGGTATACATGAAAAAGTGCAACATTATGGATATATATAATTTCCATCATAGATTACATAATGCTTACAAGGATCTGGAAAATGGATTGTAGGTTCCAATGGGACAGATGTGACTTAACAATTTTTTTACTCTTAAAACCCCCCCCCACCTTTCTTTtgctcttttttgtttttttttcctcccctttattCCAAGaggcatcactttttttttttttttttttgtctatataaCCGTGTGAAAGCTTgtctttgcgggacaagttgtactttttaatgactcCATCCAAGTTatgatataatgtactgaaaagcaGGGGAAAAAACCCCTCCCAAATGTGGTACAATTGTAATTATTAAAAATATTGATGCAAATAGTaactgatttttatgcaggacaatgattAATCGTAAACATCAAAGTCCTCCACTGCTTGTTTTAAAGAAGgaaagaataatgacatggccccttcctTACCTGCCAAATACCTTTCGTGAGAACTTTTGGTTCTTTGGTGCTGCCAAAAATTGTATTGTCTGCTACTTATTTTGACtccaaggagagagagatagagatatcatAGAGAGAGAGATGTTAGCAAATTACTGTACCTGCAAATAgaaatggctatatcaggagaaccatactacatgtctcttacctcatgtgcggggcattgcagcttaggtatccattacGTCCACTCATATGCTGATAGTTGCTCGTGGTCGTAGCCATCAATACTTAAGCTACAattccctgcacatgaagtaagagacatggctatatcaggagaactatagtacatttctaattaaaggtatttgctattattattatgacTGCTTCAAGATGCTAAACCAATATGGAGAAGGGAATACCCCTTGAAAAAGGAGCAGAGTAGGTTTTATTTCAATGCTGCTCTTGCTTCCTCTTGGGTGGACAGAAATCTGCAGAGGCCATAGAGGCATTGCCATGCAAGTGCCAGAGAAAAGTTAGCTGCTAAATACAAAACTAATCAGTCTGAAGGAATAACTTGATGTAAAAAGCTGTGGATTATGTTCCATGTATGAATATGGGGTGATCTTGGGGTCTGACACTTCTATGAAAGTTTTCAGCAGGTGGCTTGCTATATATAAGGTAAGTACGATGGTGATATACTGTGACTACATGGCCCAGATTAAGCAGAGGCCTCAGTAGACTTGTCTTATTATGAAGCTTTGTGTGGATTTCTGTTTGAAAAtgaattaggctaggttcacatttccgttaaaatgtatcagtcacaatccacggcgctggtaaacaacggcatccatttagcggattccgttgggtcccatagacttgtattagtggcggattgcaactgatgaccttgcgttgcatccgctgcatcgtGGTCAgttgttttttgactgaccgcaggGAGGGAGCaacacagaatgtaacgtttttctggccgtcaaaattaacgcgccacgcaggaatccgtcgccatccgtcaagcttgtaatagatgtctatggtgctggattccgtcgtaatccgtcttacaacggaatccagcgctggattccatcatgctctactgagcatgccagcatgtttggcacacccactgggctgtcccaaacacaaacggatcatgactgatccgtcaaaaaactgacgcacagtggatgtaacggacgcaacggatcagttttttcacaggattcctgtgaaaggaatcctgtgaaaaacacatccgttgcgtcagttgacatctaaaaaacaattgatccgtcgctgacggacctgactaatttaaaacaacggaaatgaaaCTCCAAGCGGTTTATGGGGTGCTTCCTAGGGGCAGGGTTGTTTAGTTACATTTTTAAGCACAATACCTACAGTACATTAATGGGAATTTTCTTCAGTATAGTAACACATAACCACACTCCTTACATGAGGCACTATGACGTTTTACCCAGAAAGACACCGCATCCGTAATGTAAATTACATGGGTGGAACGTACATCAGCTTTTTACAATGCAGTCTCTTGTATTTGTTCTTTGAACTAATTTAATGATAATGTAGGACATGGTTTCACTAAGCCAAGGTTTTGTTCATTTTATCTAAAATCTACAAACTAACTGGCCACACTTTGAGGCCACATAAGAATATTCTTGGTTATGCATTGGTGATGGTGACGCACAAAGAAGAAATTCTTGGTTAAACTGACCAACTATGAATTACGGTATATTCACGACTTACCTAACGGCGCATACACCTGGCAGTTTGGATGGTGATTGAGAACACTGATGTAtgttgatattttttattttttttttaatggaacaaaaaatatataatattgaaAATTAACAAACTATAAATTACTATTTTACACTAAGTGGatgattttaattttatttttatttcttaaagGGTGAAGCAACATGTAAAAGCATACAAGCTGAAGAGTACCTTGagtgttcagcaaagtttcaggagaatgtggaaaatgtttttcgaGAAGCCACATTGATTGCTCTTGATGGCATAAAAAAGCAACAGAAGATGAGGAAGAAAAGCAAAAGTTGCCTACTGCTCTAGGCTTTTGTTTTTAGATGAACTTCTAATCCAGTAATTTACTGTCTGCCACATCGTGACACTTTACAGACTG contains:
- the RHOF gene encoding rho-related GTP-binding protein RhoF, yielding MTQPNGTGSNGIKEAGTGRDRGKKEVKIVIVGDGGCGKTSLLMVYAKGSFPEQYAPSVFEKYTTSITIGNKEICLHLYDTAGQEDYDRLRPLSYQDINLVLICFDVTNPTSFDNVLIKWYPEVHHFCRGVPIVLIGCKTDLRMDKERLRKLKTSQQEPITYFQGEATCKSIQAEEYLECSAKFQENVENVFREATLIALDGIKKQQKMRKKSKSCLLL